One genomic segment of Ipomoea triloba cultivar NCNSP0323 chromosome 9, ASM357664v1 includes these proteins:
- the LOC116028307 gene encoding uncharacterized protein LOC116028307 — translation MATQPLSLSTTIISQLQMTHVEEKIIIEQVKDTHNPNGGIDVDANCLFKFVKDIFNFNTVPREAKQGRLQLQEQIQKEISFVVLQLSFVIAFTCVSYDDSHSTAIYLLSLLSKYMWHAKGVMLLACFAIIQGKSKVASQSCHRKGLSYNLATLRNSQRSMLSPDNEILFNESIRSMFDLITLMVELRHSSSMFLANYWIARNIVAYAHLLILGLKPENEIMTEVSNVSTKIKEILASSLPLLEAKRAEENYQMLLHAFDNSSNIRDVVKLILNFENDKEEFEGEGMLLLISSGKHYPFYAFAAASTEVVSIIWVPIINDLDEHIQVHNDIYQGNLVLNPAFLRFLKDKCFPTFQVGGDPIVISLDNRGRLVHYNALHMLFTWGYRLFERPTTGLGGIIPSLENELREITSGADRVIDDINKQIHNFAREVRVKINDWIEDIEMKMKSSFRAYNFTREMEQELWIKESWNLNLVVGWSRSWPFEWMLNNWIDDDEKYFFLCGGNNINQVLEFIVKVQEVDSRFQMDMKIAYLGRRGKMIEEVSKEVSRACDYVLDHTNYYKRFWTRLYSMASSRIQYLNKVGLDEGSDEILQGLRKLLSYEDKCTTIGSWALLGKGKRIIACDMSDKMIGVLNEYEKWKNNAHANDFEQAFMDCYEMLNSSSSFHQHPYCTLNYSSNLDKISEAESCPQCNQNMHKFVTFSCCHGPTNYLYYEEEDDDLLYKED, via the exons ATGGCAACTCAACCCCTCTCTCTATCAACAACAATTATTTCACAACTACAAATGACTCATGTTGAGGAGAAGATCATCATAGAACAAGTTAAGGATACACATAATCCTAATGGTGGCATAGATGTTGATGCTAATTGTCTTTTCAAGTTTGTGAAGgacatttttaatttcaatacg GTTCCTCGAGAAGCAAAGCAAGGCAGGTTACAGTTACAAGAACAAATCCAGAAGGAgatttcatttgttgttttaCAACTCTCTTTCGTG ATAGCCTTCACTTGCGTAAGCTATGATGATAGTCACTCAACTGCTATTTATCTACTAAGTTTGTTGTCAAAGTATATGTGGCATGCTAAGGGAGTAATGTTACTAGCATGTTTTGCAATCATCCAAGGGAAATCTAAAGTTGCCTCACAATCATGTCATCGGAAAGGACTATCCTACAACTTGGCTACTCTAAGAAATAGTCAGAGGTCAATGCTATCTCCTGACAATGAAATTCTTTTTAATGAGTCAATAAGATCCATGTTTGATCTCATCACGCTTATGGTTGAGCTTCGACATTCATCATCAATGTTTTTGGCGAACTATTGGATTGCAAGAAATATTGTTGCTTATGCTCACCTCCTTATTTTGGGCCTCAA GCCAGAAAATGAGATAATGACGGAAGTGTCCAATGTATCCACCAAAATCAAAGAGATTCTGGCTTCCAGCCTCCCACTACTAG AGGCAAAAAGGGCAGAAGAAAATTACCAGATGTTGTTACATGCGTttgataattcttcaaatatcCGGGACGTTGTTAAATTGATACTCAATTTCGAAAATGATAAAGAGGAGTTTGAAGGGGAGGGAATGCTATTGCTAATATCATCTGGCAAACACTACCCCTTTTATGCATTTGCTGCGGCTTCCACAGAAGTAGTATCTATAATCTGGGTTCCAATTATAAATGATCTAGATGAGCATATACAAGTGCATAATGATATCTACCAAGGTAATCTTGTATTGAATCCAGCATTTTTAAGATTTTTGAAAGACAAGTGCTTCCCAACTTTTCAAGTTGGTGGTGACCCTATTGTCATTTCACTGGACAACCGAGGAAGATTGGTTCATTATAATGCATTGCACATGTTATTCACATGGGGATATCGACTTTTTGAAAGGCCAACAACGGGATTAGGTGGTATAATCCCTTCATTAGAAAATGAGTTGAGGGAAATAACTTCTGGTGCTGACCGTGTGATTGATgacattaacaaacaaatacataattttgcGAGAGAGGTCCGCGTAAAGATCAATGATTGGATAGAAGACATCGAGATGAAGATGAAAAGTTCG TTTCGTGCATACAATTTTACGCGTGAGATGGAACAAGAACTTTGGATTAAAGAATCTTGGAATCTTAATCTGGTAGTAGGATGGTCCCGCTCCTGGCCCTTCGAATGGATGCTAAACAATTGG attgatgatgatgaaaagtACTTTTTTTTATGTGGAGGCAATAACATTAATCAAGTTCTAGAATTTATAGTTAAGGTACAAGAAGTTGATTCCAGATTCCAAATGGATATGAAAATTGCATATCTcggaagaagaggaaaaatgATTGAAGAAGTGAGCAAAGAGGTGAGCAGAGCATGTGACTATGTACTTGACCATACTAATTATTATAAGCGCTTTTGGACACGACTTTATAGTATGGCCTCATCTAGGATCCAATATTTAAATAAGGTTGGACTTGATGAAGGGAGTGATGAAATTCTGCAAGGACTCAGAAAATTATTATCTTATGAAGATAAATGCACAACAATTGGATCATGGGCTTTGTTGGGCAAAGGGAAAAGAATAATTGCATGTGATATGAGTGACAAAATGATAGGAGTCTTGAATGAGTATGAGAAATGGAAGAACAATGCACATGCCAATGATTTTGAACAAGCATTCATGGATTGCTATGAGATGCTTAATAGTTCTTCTTCTTTCCATCAACACCCTTATTGTACTCTCAATTACTCATCTAATTTGGATAAAATTTCAGAGGCTGAGTCCTGCCCTCAATGTAACCAAAACATGCATAAATTTGTCACTTTCTCCTGTTGTCATGGCCCGACCAACTATTTATATTATGAAGAGGAGGATGACGACTTGCTGTATAAAGAAGACTAG